The following DNA comes from Tunturibacter psychrotolerans.
GCGCCGTCCAATCGTCCCTCTACTACGTCTATCAATCTCGGCAACAAGGGAATGTCCGGTATGCCGGCTTCGAATAACGGCATGGGAGCGCAGTCCACTGTTGTCAATCTTGGTTCTGGTTCGGCCGGTAGCCAAAACATGAAAGGCAGGGACAACGCAGCAGGCGGCGTCGTCGGAGTCAAGCTTGGAGTTACTGGCGGTACAGGAGCAATGAATGCTCCGGGGCGTTCGCCTGGTGTTGTTAGCCTCGGCCAGAACACTCCACCACCGATGCCAAAACCAGCCGGCCCATCTGCGGCAGTGGCCAAGTCTGCACCTAAGGTTCTCTTCAAACCCAAGCCGGAGTACACGACAGAAGCTCGCAACCTTCATATCGAAGGTGTCGTCTCGGTTCGCCTCCGCGTCTCTTCCTCTGGTGCCGTCCAGGTTCTCGGCGTCACCAGTGATCTCGGCCACGGCCTTGGCGACTCTGCCATCCACGCCGTGCAGGCCACCCGCTTTCAACCCGCTACCGACGCTTCGGGTCATCCGATCGATTGGGAAGGTGTTGTCAATGTAGCTTTCCAGCTCGCTGGATAAGAAACAAATTTTGTTCCGTAGTCGCAGCATGAAATAGCATCTAGTCCATACTCAGGCTGACCCCAGGGGTCACCGTAGGAGCCGCAAATCATGATTCACGGGAAACAGTCTACCGCCGGTCTGCTGCTGGCACTTCTAGTCGCAACCACTCTCCCCGCGGGAGCAGG
Coding sequences within:
- a CDS encoding energy transducer TonB, which gives rise to MAKPLRSDDPAPQNMQFAHFGVLNDGNQSKSSLFTSIALNVVLALCAIIIGAAAKKTIDTRHKLTELTEPIPMKKPDEPPPIKIKPPKLPPPPVVKVEPPKIKLPDVKLPDVPKPPEIKMAQPMPVVLPAPPKIVQPPPAPKVVSLAQAQPAALVNNSPHPTAVALGSQTNPIAPSNRPSTTSINLGNKGMSGMPASNNGMGAQSTVVNLGSGSAGSQNMKGRDNAAGGVVGVKLGVTGGTGAMNAPGRSPGVVSLGQNTPPPMPKPAGPSAAVAKSAPKVLFKPKPEYTTEARNLHIEGVVSVRLRVSSSGAVQVLGVTSDLGHGLGDSAIHAVQATRFQPATDASGHPIDWEGVVNVAFQLAG